In one window of Arachis ipaensis cultivar K30076 chromosome B06, Araip1.1, whole genome shotgun sequence DNA:
- the LOC107605663 gene encoding heat stress transcription factor B-4, with amino-acid sequence MGIVLDSNCESIVVSLETQKAVPAPFLTKTYELVDDAATDHIVSWGEDETTFVVWRPPDFARDLLPNYFKHNNFSSFVRQLNTYGFRKIVPDRWEFANDFFKKGEKHLLCEIHRRKTSHTHPHHQQLPSSINHNQNHFNNNIHILPSTTTFYHPFHQHNNRVSISPDSDELPTWCDSDIISNTTTTTTTTASSSTLTALSQDNERLRRSNNILMSELAHMKKLYNDIIYFVQNHVKPVAPSNTYSSSFILPQHQPSSSSATTTNCNAFSMLHKQVQQQQQQQHHDYLNSPTNTSRSSITMIEDQSSKSCKTKLFGVSLQSNKKRVHPDYGFSHAFAETNNKARLVLGNDNDDYLGLNLMPPS; translated from the exons ATGGGAATCGTTTTGGACAGCAACTGCGAATCCATAGTGGTGTCGTTGGAGACACAGAAGGCGGTGCCGGCGCCCTTCCTCACCAAGACCTACGAGCTGGTGGACGACGCCGCCACCGATCACATTGTCTCGTGGGGAGAAGACGAAACCACCTTCGTTGTCTGGCGTCCTCCTGACTTCGCCCGCGACCTTCTTCCCAACTACTTCAAACATAATAATTTCTCCAGCTTCGTTCGCCAACTCAACACCTAT GGTTTCAGAAAGATTGTACCTGATAGATGGGAATTTGCAAATGACTTCTTCAAGAAAGGGGAGAAGCATTTGTTGTGTGAGATTCATAGAAGAAAAACATCACACACTCATCCTCATCATCAACAACTACCATCATCCATCAACCATAACCAAAATCATTTTAACAACAATATTCATATTCTTCCCTCTACTACTACATTTTATCATCCTTTTCACCAACACAACAACCGAGTCAGCATCTCCCCTGACTCGGACGAGTTACCTACTTGGTGTGACTCGGACATTATTAGCAACACTACTACTACTACCACTACTACTGCTTCTTCATCAACGCTTACAGCACTCTCTCAAGACAACGAAAGATTAAGGAGAAGCAACAACATCTTAATGTCCGAACTAGCACACATGAAGAAGCTCTACAACGACATAATCTACTTCGTTCAGAATCATGTTAAGCCTGTCGCACCAAGCAACACTTACTCTTCTAGTTTCATTCTTCCACAACAccaaccttcttcttcttcagctacAACAACTAATTGCAACGCTTTCTCAATGTTGCATAAGCAagtgcaacaacaacaacaacaacaacaccatGACTATTTGAATTCTCCAACAAACACATCGAGGAGTTCTATAACAATGATTGAAGACCAAAGTAGTAAGAGTTGCAAGACGAAGCTATTTGGGGTGTCTCTTCAATCCAATAAGAAAAGGGTGCACCCTGACTACGGATTTAGCCACGCTTTTGCGGAAACAAATAACAAGGCTCGTTTGGTGTTGGGAAATGATAATGATGATTATTTGGGATTGAATCTCATGCCTCCTTCTTag
- the LOC107605664 gene encoding ABC transporter I family member 17 isoform X2: protein MEVRDLRRVSDAGVPILKGISLEIPKGVIVGVIGPSGSGKSTLLRALNRLWEPPSASVFLDSRDICQLDVLSLRRKVGMLFQLPALFEGTVADNVRYGPSLSGKKLSDVEVCKLLMLADLDASFLQKSAAELSVGQAQRVALARTLANSPEVLLLDEPTSALDPISTENIEAALLKLNKNSGMTMIMVSHSIKQIQRIADVVCLLVDGEIVEILNPNQLSQANHPMAQRFLQLTT, encoded by the coding sequence ATGGAGGTACGCGATCTTCGGAGAGTGTCGGATGCAGGGGTCCCAATACTGAAGGGCATCAGTCTGGAAATCCCAAAGGGCGTCATAGTGGGAGTCATAGGCCCCAGTGGCAGCGGCAAGTCAACGCTCCTCAGGGCACTCAACCGCCTCTGGGAGCCTCCATCCGCCTCCGTCTTCCTCGACTCTCGAGACATCTGCCAGCTCGACGTGCTCTCCCTCCGGCGCAAAGTCGGCATGCTGTTCCAGCTGCCCGCCCTCTTCGAAGGCACTGTAGCCGACAACGTGAGGTACGGCCCCAGCCTCAGCGGGAAGAAGCTTTCAGATGTTGAGGTATGTAAGCTGTTGATGCTAGCGGACCTGGACGCTTCCTTCCTTCAGAAGTCGGCGGCGGAGTTGTCAGTGGGTCAAGCACAGAGGGTTGCGCTGGCCAGAACTCTTGCTAATTCCCCTGAGGTTTTGCTGCTTGATGAGCCAACGAGTGCTTTAGATCCTATTTCCACGGAGAATATAGAGGCTGCATTGTTGAAGCTCAACAAGAATAGTGGCATGACCATGATTATGGTGTCTCACAGCATCAAACAAATACAGAGGATTGCTGACGTCGTCTGCCTCCTCGTTGATGGTGAGATTGTTGAGATTCTAAACCCTAACCAACTCTCCCAAGCCAACcatcccatggctcagaggtttCTTCAACTCACCACTTAA
- the LOC107605664 gene encoding ABC transporter I family member 17 isoform X1, translating to MSSLIDEWKEQLLEVENGEGHPKMEVRDLRRVSDAGVPILKGISLEIPKGVIVGVIGPSGSGKSTLLRALNRLWEPPSASVFLDSRDICQLDVLSLRRKVGMLFQLPALFEGTVADNVRYGPSLSGKKLSDVEVCKLLMLADLDASFLQKSAAELSVGQAQRVALARTLANSPEVLLLDEPTSALDPISTENIEAALLKLNKNSGMTMIMVSHSIKQIQRIADVVCLLVDGEIVEILNPNQLSQANHPMAQRFLQLTT from the exons ATGTCTTCTCTGATAG ATGAGTGGAAGGAGCAGCTTTTGGAGGTGGAGAATGGCGAAGGACACCCGAAAATGGAGGTACGCGATCTTCGGAGAGTGTCGGATGCAGGGGTCCCAATACTGAAGGGCATCAGTCTGGAAATCCCAAAGGGCGTCATAGTGGGAGTCATAGGCCCCAGTGGCAGCGGCAAGTCAACGCTCCTCAGGGCACTCAACCGCCTCTGGGAGCCTCCATCCGCCTCCGTCTTCCTCGACTCTCGAGACATCTGCCAGCTCGACGTGCTCTCCCTCCGGCGCAAAGTCGGCATGCTGTTCCAGCTGCCCGCCCTCTTCGAAGGCACTGTAGCCGACAACGTGAGGTACGGCCCCAGCCTCAGCGGGAAGAAGCTTTCAGATGTTGAGGTATGTAAGCTGTTGATGCTAGCGGACCTGGACGCTTCCTTCCTTCAGAAGTCGGCGGCGGAGTTGTCAGTGGGTCAAGCACAGAGGGTTGCGCTGGCCAGAACTCTTGCTAATTCCCCTGAGGTTTTGCTGCTTGATGAGCCAACGAGTGCTTTAGATCCTATTTCCACGGAGAATATAGAGGCTGCATTGTTGAAGCTCAACAAGAATAGTGGCATGACCATGATTATGGTGTCTCACAGCATCAAACAAATACAGAGGATTGCTGACGTCGTCTGCCTCCTCGTTGATGGTGAGATTGTTGAGATTCTAAACCCTAACCAACTCTCCCAAGCCAACcatcccatggctcagaggtttCTTCAACTCACCACTTAA